The region GATCCCGCGGTCGCGCGTCGACGTGCTGCGGGTGGGGACGACGGTCGCGCAGGCACGCCAGACCATGTCGCACGGGCACAGCCGGTACCCGGTGCTGGACAACGAGGACCGGATCGTCGGAGTGCTCAACCTGCTGGACATCCTCGCTCTGCCCCACGACTGTCTCGACCCGGTCGAGAAGCACACCAAGGACGCGCTCGTGGTCGCCGAGACGATGGGGCTCACCACGGTGCTGGATGAGTTGCGCCACCAGCATCACCAGCTCGCGTGCGTCGTCGACGAATACGGCTGGTTCACTGGCGTGGTGACCTTCGAGGACCTCGCCGAGGAGATCGTCGGTGAGATCACCGACGAGCACGACCCGACCACGGACGATCCGCTGACCACGCCCCAGGAGGGCGTCTGGGAGGTCGATGGAACCACCCATGTCGACGAGGTGGAGCGCTCGCTGGGCGTGGACCTCCCCGAGACCGACCAGGAGACCATCGGCGGGATGCTGATCGACGCCCTCGACGCGCTACCGGACGTCGGCGACTCGGTGACGCTGCGCTGCCCGATCGACCCTGCCGACCTGGTGCATGACGACCCGCCGGTGCCCATCCTGTACGCCGAGGTGATCGAGGTCGAGCACTATGTGCCGACCCGGATCCGGATCCGTGTCGAGACGGTCCCGCAGAGCTCGCTGGGCGATGAGAAGGCGGGTGAGGAATGAGCGCCGTGACGACGATTCTCGTGACCGCCGCCATCATCTTCCTCAGCGCGTTCTTCGTCGCCGTAGAGTTCTCGCTCATGTCCGCACGGCGGCACCGGCTCGAGGACGCCGCCGTGACCTCGCGATCGGCCCGGGCCGCGCTGCGCTCGTCGGCCGAGCTGACCCTGCTGCTCGCCGGCGCGCA is a window of Blastococcus sp. Marseille-P5729 DNA encoding:
- a CDS encoding hemolysin family protein translates to MSIAISLIVGVIVILLITALTGYFVAQEFAYMAVDRARLTSEASSGDTQAERALGITRRTSFMLSGAQLGITVTGLLVGYVAEPLIGQALGTLLGGVGIPASVSIGVGAVIALLFSTVVQMVFGELFPKNLAIANPLPVAKWLATSTAIYLKVFGWLIIVFDKAAEALLKVLGIKPVHDVEHAATAQDLRSVVEESRESGDLSEGLSTMLDRVLDFPERDAEHAMIPRSRVDVLRVGTTVAQARQTMSHGHSRYPVLDNEDRIVGVLNLLDILALPHDCLDPVEKHTKDALVVAETMGLTTVLDELRHQHHQLACVVDEYGWFTGVVTFEDLAEEIVGEITDEHDPTTDDPLTTPQEGVWEVDGTTHVDEVERSLGVDLPETDQETIGGMLIDALDALPDVGDSVTLRCPIDPADLVHDDPPVPILYAEVIEVEHYVPTRIRIRVETVPQSSLGDEKAGEE